The following coding sequences lie in one Porphyromonas asaccharolytica DSM 20707 genomic window:
- a CDS encoding IS1634 family transposase: MHANVQTRFNPTIGEKAPYYRLKESYRDVRGNVHSLILLNVGFDPSIDALQAKKIARALTNRFENRHATTLFSERLNGLTEHEQAKADEWWNRMVQEGGIDRFDKREQAARKEAEHYIDLDSAKHTDARNVGAEWLCKQTIDKLELESFLKRQGWSEQAIHTALSALIVRTVYATSEHASYFTMRDNSAATELYSGRPDWLPGRNALYTITDQLFALKEQLEHHLCMMTDHLFNIDNKLMLFDLTNFYFEGSKRNSQKSKFGRSKEKRSDCKLLVLALCINKEGFIRYSSILEGNTADPKSLPDMIESLAQKSPARKEKTLIVMDAGIATEENLTKIKAKGYNYLCVSRTRLKEYTLRENHKCIVVQDSSKREIKLREVHTAPDEDYFLEITSPSKAMTEASMNRQWRSRFEAELIKINEAIKKKGGTKKYERVVERTGRAIERYPSIARYYEINYIRSEEKPLEMQEVAWKIKDLSKVEGGHGGYFLRTNVRTLDERTTWDYYNLIREIECTNRQLKTDLHLRPLFHQTDQRSDAHLFFGLLAYWVVNTIRCGLKAQGENCYWREIVRRMSTQKLVTTEGVNPLGEKVEMRQCSKPSKQATEIYQKLGLREAPFRKIKICRTQSP, translated from the coding sequence ATGCACGCAAATGTTCAGACCCGTTTCAACCCTACAATCGGCGAGAAGGCTCCTTATTATCGACTGAAGGAGTCTTATCGTGATGTGCGGGGAAATGTCCATTCGCTGATCCTGCTCAACGTCGGCTTCGACCCCTCCATTGATGCTCTGCAGGCTAAGAAGATCGCTCGTGCACTGACGAATAGGTTTGAGAATCGTCACGCCACGACGCTCTTCTCCGAACGACTCAATGGGTTGACCGAACACGAACAAGCTAAGGCTGACGAATGGTGGAATAGGATGGTTCAGGAGGGCGGGATAGATCGCTTTGACAAGCGAGAGCAGGCTGCTCGCAAGGAGGCGGAGCACTACATCGACTTGGACTCCGCCAAGCACACCGATGCTCGCAATGTGGGAGCCGAGTGGCTCTGCAAGCAAACCATTGATAAGCTAGAGCTGGAGAGCTTTTTGAAGCGTCAAGGTTGGTCGGAGCAGGCCATCCACACGGCTCTCTCTGCACTGATCGTTCGCACCGTCTATGCCACCTCTGAGCACGCCTCCTACTTCACTATGCGTGACAATTCGGCGGCTACTGAACTCTACTCAGGTCGCCCCGATTGGCTCCCAGGTAGGAATGCGCTTTACACGATTACCGACCAGCTCTTTGCCCTCAAGGAGCAACTTGAGCATCATCTCTGCATGATGACCGACCACCTCTTTAACATAGACAATAAGCTGATGCTGTTTGACTTGACTAACTTCTACTTTGAGGGAAGCAAGCGCAATAGCCAGAAGAGCAAGTTTGGTCGATCCAAAGAAAAACGCTCCGACTGCAAACTCCTCGTCTTGGCACTGTGCATCAACAAAGAGGGGTTCATTCGCTACTCTTCGATCCTCGAGGGCAATACGGCAGACCCGAAGTCTTTGCCCGATATGATTGAGAGCTTGGCTCAGAAAAGCCCTGCCAGAAAGGAAAAGACGCTGATCGTTATGGATGCGGGCATTGCCACTGAGGAGAACCTAACGAAAATCAAAGCGAAGGGCTACAACTACCTCTGCGTCTCGCGTACGAGGCTGAAGGAGTACACCCTCCGAGAGAACCACAAGTGTATCGTCGTGCAGGACTCCAGCAAGCGAGAGATCAAGCTTCGTGAGGTGCACACGGCTCCCGATGAGGACTATTTTCTAGAGATTACCTCCCCCTCAAAAGCGATGACCGAAGCCTCTATGAACAGGCAATGGCGCAGTCGTTTTGAGGCTGAGTTGATCAAGATAAACGAGGCGATCAAGAAGAAGGGAGGCACGAAGAAGTACGAAAGGGTCGTGGAGCGAACAGGCAGAGCCATAGAGCGTTATCCGTCGATTGCACGCTACTACGAGATCAACTACATCCGCAGTGAGGAGAAGCCCCTAGAGATGCAAGAGGTGGCTTGGAAGATCAAAGACCTCTCCAAGGTAGAGGGCGGTCACGGCGGTTACTTCCTGCGCACCAACGTCCGTACACTAGACGAGCGCACCACCTGGGACTACTACAACTTGATCCGAGAGATAGAGTGCACGAATCGTCAGCTCAAGACGGATCTACACTTGCGCCCGCTCTTTCATCAGACGGATCAGCGCAGCGATGCCCATCTTTTCTTTGGCCTGCTCGCTTACTGGGTTGTCAATACCATACGCTGTGGACTCAAAGCGCAGGGCGAGAACTGCTACTGGCGGGAGATCGTCCGACGTATGTCTACACAGAAGTTAGTCACCACCGAAGGCGTCAATCCGCTGGGCGAAAAGGTCGAAATGCGACAATGTAGCAAGCCCTCGAAACAAGCCACCGAGATCTACCAAAAGCTAGGCTTACGAGAAGCCCCCTTTAGGAAAATCAAAATCTGTAGGACACAAAGTCCATAA